In the genome of Arachis stenosperma cultivar V10309 chromosome 6, arast.V10309.gnm1.PFL2, whole genome shotgun sequence, the window TGGCGTAAAATGGGAGGCTGCCGCAGACGGCCCGGCAACAGACTCTGATGCAGCAGCGTAGGCGGATGGTGGGGTGCCTCCCAAACCAAAATGATCACCAACAGATGCCGTAGGAGGCTCGTTAAGATCAACGTCTAAGGGTGCCTGAGTGCCTGAGGTCTCACCACGCCTCTGGGCCGGCACGTCCTCCTGCATGATGGCGGTAATGTCTGCTAGAAACTATGGACCCCCGAAGTCCGCATCAAGCGTATCTGAGCCAAGGAAATCTGACCACTGTGATCCCGGAATAACCCAAGGGGTACCCTCCTGCTGAGGCTGGTCATGGGCGGGTACACCAACGAAGTAATCCCCAAGAGACACAGGCCCAAGTCCAGTGTCACCAGGCTTAGCCCCATCACCCATACCTGACCCATACCACTCTCCTCCATGTCCGCCATCGTGGGTACTAACACCACCAACTGCAACAGCCCCTGCTCCATCCCCGCCCACCGGACCATACTGATCGTCGTCATCGTCGTCGGCACCACGCCCTCTCCGTCTCCCTCCCTGGCCTCGTCGTCCGCTTCTAGCCGCACCAGCATGGTCATCATCGTCTAAAGCAGCATCAAGCCACCTCCACTCACGCTGGCTCCGTCGTGTGCCCACACGAGCTCTCCTCTCAACCCTGCGCCTGTCAGGCACGTCCTCAAGACGATCCATGTCAGGAACTCGCCCGGCACCTCGCTGTGAGGCCTCAACTGGAATAGGAACGGCTCTCGGATCCCCCAACTGCATATCCGGAGACAAGAACCTCTTTCCATACTGACTCCACCACTCAAGAAACAAATGCGATGGTCCAGGgtcggcaacaacatcaaaccTCAGCACCGTGTCCGCACGGGACTCCCAATACAGATGCCACTTCTGAAGATCGTACAGAAACCATTTATCGCCGCCTCTGCCGTCCTTCGACATCAGAAAGTCGATGTTCAGTGCGGGATTCGGAGGGGGCTGCACCCCTCCGAACTGCGGAAGAACCCTATCTATCTGATGCCACTCTATGACGGCAAAGTAGATCAGCGCCGTCACTGACCGCCACAACGCCATATGCCGAGGCTCCAAAACCTCTGGATGCACAACCTGAAGTACGTCGGGAGTGGTGTACGGCATCCAGATAAACTGCACGGAGAACTCTCCATTGTCAGGCCAACTCATAAAGTTTGGTTAAATAAAGAAACTTATTAAGTTGCGTACTCACCTCCCCGTCCTGTAACCGGTCTATCCTCAGCCTCCACATCTCCACTCTAGGGCCTTTCTCGCTACCAGAAGGGTTGTATCCTGACCACCTGCATCATACATGTGTCTTATGGCAACTTAATTGTGTGTTTAGGATTTCTAATACATTATTAACAAACAtgcatttatttatattaaaatgaaATAGAGAAGGCTGAGTAAAGTACCTCGAAGCCAATGGACAACTGAACGTCTCATATCCAGAAGGCCTAAACCGAGAAAATCGTCAGAAGATCCAAGACTGAAGTAGCTGAAGTGGGCCCGCTAACTTGACCACATGTCTGTTCGCCACTCGGCACATGCACCGGTACAACCATGCCAGTGCTGCAGAACCCCAGCTATAGGTACCCATCTCCTCCAGCCTAGCTACGTAGGGAAGCCATCTGATGTGAATGCGGTTGCCAGACTTGTCCCCAAACAGCTGCGTACCCAACAACATCATGATGTACGCACGGACATATCGCCGCACAGTCTCGTCATCGGCTCCATCGGGGCACTCACCAAAAGTCTCCTGAAACCAGCTGCAGTTCACTGCGTACTTCTGAACCTGGCTGGGAGGTGGAACCACTCCAAGCAACTCCTGGAACCACACCCAGGCTGGGCGGGCACCCTGGATGTATAAATGAAACTCTGATAGGCAGCCGCTCACGTAACGCCCGTCCACAGGCAAACCCAACTGGTATGCCACGTCCTGAAGTGTGATCGTGCACTCTCCGAACGGCATGTGAAACGTGTGCGTCTCCAGACGCCATCGCTCGACGAATGCACTGACAAGGGTCTCGTCTAACCGGAACCATCTATCGTTCAACCTTGCAAGATGGTATAGTCCGGCCATTTGCAAGTACGGAACGTATCTGTCATCGAGTCGCATGCCCTGCTGCCGCCGCATGCTCCTGATGCATCGCTGGGGCTGCACGTGACATGCACCGCATTGTTAGAACCAGCTTCataaccaacaacaaagatAACCAAAACAATAAAGCACCAACTAAACATCATACTAAATAAAACCGCACAAAATTCCATGAAGGAGAAGCACATGCGAAACAACTAACATGGACCACACAgctaaaccactaacataaaacAAATAACACAAACCACTAGCACAAAACAACTAACAGAAACCACTACCATAAAACAACTAACACAAACCACTAACACAAAATCACTAACACAAACCACTAACAGAAACCACTAACacaaaaccactaacataaaacAACTAACACAAAACCACTAACacaaaaccactaacataaaacAGCTAACACAAAACAACTATACCataccactaacataaacctctaactaaaccactaacataaaacAACCAACACAAAACATCACCACTAAGTCACATATACCGCtagcataaaaaatattttcgtaCTAACCCCGTCGTTGATGACCCCGGCTATATGAGCAACTCCGTCCAGGCGATATAACCGTGCCGGATCGTCCCCCATCAGCAGAGTATTCCATTCAGGTCTTCGTTGGAGAGAATCTGGGTCATTTTCTCTGAGATTTGGTGGGGTAGGGGAAAGGAAGAATGGTTCGAATGAGGGTGATTCGAACTCCTTATATAGCCGAATCActagtaattcgaaccaggtaGATTCGAATTATGAAGGAGCCACGCTAAGGGTAATTCaaaccaggttggttcgaattacatacACTGCAAACTTGGCTATAGTTCGAACCAAGGTTGTTCGAATTACGTTGGATTGAAgttcgaaccaggttggttcgaattacattcaAAGTTTCGTCCCTAATTCGAACTATGCTGGTTCGATTTATTAAGAAGACTATTTCGAACCttgctggttcgaattatataaaaataggGCTTGACTCATTGCTGAAACGAATTTCACTTTGGCTTATTTAGGTAATTTGTAACTTGCCTTGGCTTATTAGGATTTTTTGCCCTTaaaagtatataaaaattaatattataataataattaatttagtagtTTGACTTTTTTATATGTAATATTTTTGTTCTTCTAAGCTAGGTTGCGTTTGTTTAAAGGACAGGACACTGAGATACAAAATTATGTTTGATAAATGAAACATAAACAAAAACATTGTGTTCAGAAACACTGAATTAATGTATTTTATATTCATCTTGACAGAAAAGATATTAAGATATTAATGAgaaacataatttatttttttattaattttttataactatattttttattattatattttcttttaaaatttttgaataaaaaataaaataaattaaacttttataatttgttttaatttatcaCTAAATAAATATTTCTGTTCTTTATATCTTGTTTTCAATATCTTATTGTTATTGGTGGCTACTCtaatgaaaattttattattagcaTCATGTAAAGATACTTTATTTTAatcattaaataataaattataagacttaattttcatatattgtAAAAATATTGTCAAACAaataagttatattttttaaggcAATTTTATTGGAGTAGTTgcctattttattttgtcttaaGCTGTTGTCtctttgattgataattgtccCCCACACAATCAGCCTTTTTAATAATTCAGGGTCTCTTAGCTTTGGATTGGCAAGTTCATGTCTCTCGTGCATTGAGTCGTCTAAATGCCTCTTAGCCTATTATTTCCCTGGATGgcatgttttcgttttttttttttttttttttttttttttttttaatcatgaGAACAATTTTATGAATGTgatataataaaaagataagGTTAATAATGATTTTAGTCCTTAAAATATAAACTGAAAATTTTGTTCgtttctaacttttttttgtccctaaaatttaacataattttaaaattgtttgatctaaattttaaaattttagattaaattattcctaacaaaaaattataaattaaaaaaaaaacatagaagccattaatgaaaaaaaaatgaattataaaaaaaccATTAATGAAACACCAACAACAAAAACACACAATATTTAACAACATAGTATCCAAATTCAAGAATAACATCTCTTCTTCGTCCCCGCGTCATCAACAACAAtagaatcaaaaacaaaaacagaaaaaacaGAAGTAGAAATAGAAGATACAGAAGGAGAAACAACGGCGACGAGCGTGGAACAACAACGAACACGCGAGGAACAGTGGTAACAGCGAGGAGTAGCAGTAACAGCGACTCTGTCTTCTCCACTATGTCGTTTCCACCACACCCATTCATGGACGTGCTCCTCCGCGAACGGGTTTAGATTtcctcttcttcccttctttggTGGCGATTTTAGAGTACAGAGGCAACGGCGACAGCACGTCGTTTCCAACAAGCTCGTGCACTCTCTATGtctctttccctctctttcccaCATTTTCCCTCTCTTCTCAATCtctcatttctttctttctttatttcaaaaaaatgcTGTGATGAAGAATATTTTGGTCCaaaagacaattttaaaactacgTTGAATCTTAGGAACGATTGTGTATGCAAAAATAAGTCAGagacgaaaaaaatttttaatctataccttaaggaccaaaatcgtacttaaccctaaAAAATATCATGAGAGCGATGTTATGAATGCTCTAATTATATCACGAGACGAAATTAGTTCTTAATTCCCAGATTTCCTTAAGAGAGACGTGTCCCAGCTCTGCTATCTCATCTTCTCATCCTTCACAGCTCTTGGTATTCATCAGAAGCATCCTTTAAGATTCTGTGGAACTTCTTACATATCTCCATTATGTTGAAAAGAGTATAATATAAACTCAAAAAGCTTCTTAAATATCCTCCTTACTACATGAGGTAAAAGGTACATACTTCCAAAAAATGTTAGATAACAAAACACATCTCTTAAGATGATTAATCAGTCCTCTTTTTGTAAATCCATCAAAAGAGACTGTGTGGAGTGGTTAGCATGTATTTGGTGAGAACGATGCCTATATTCTCTCttcttggattcttctttcttccctCTCCTGAATTTTTTCTCTATACTTGTTCGCATGCTGCACT includes:
- the LOC130934742 gene encoding protein MAIN-LIKE 1-like; this encodes MRRQQGMRLDDRYVPYLQMAGLYHLARLNDRWFRLDETLVSAFVERWRLETHTFHMPFGECTITLQDVAYQLGLPVDGRYVSGCLSEFHLYIQGARPAWVWFQELLGVVPPPSQVQKYAVNCSWFQETFGECPDGADDETVRRYVRAYIMMLLGTQLFGDKSGNRIHIRWLPYVARLEEMGTYSWGSAALAWLYRCMCRVANRHVVKPSGYETFSCPLASRWSGYNPSGSEKGPRVEMWRLRIDRLQDGEFIWMPYTTPDVLQVVHPEVLEPRHMALWRSVTALIYFAVIEWHQIDRVLPQFGGVQPPPNPALNIDFLMSKDGRGGDKWFLYDLQKWHLYWESRADTVLRFDVVADPGPSHLFLEWWSQYGKRFLSPDMQLGDPRAVPIPVEASQRGAGRVPDMDRLEDVPDRRRVERRARVGTRRSQREWRWLDAALDDDDHAGAARSGRRGQGGRRRGRGADDDDDDQYGPVGGDGAGAVAVGGVSTHDGGHGGEWYGSGMGDGAKPGDTGLGPVSLGDYFVGVPAHDQPQQEGTPWVIPGSQWSDFLGSDTLDADFGGP